The DNA window TTCGCGGGCATTCCGCTTCCCATTTCCTTTCCCGTGGCCGACTCTTTCTCTTAGTGTAGTAATTGCTTGGCTCACAACTCCCCTCTTCCCCTTTTTATCTCTCATTTGTTTTTGCTTTGAATATATAATCTCTAAATTTTACACTATTAAACCAAGTAGAAAGGAAGGAAGAAAAAACTCTTAATTCCAGCGTTAGCTAAAAGCTGGAATTCTctgttatatgtatataaatacaaaagaaataaagCAGCATCATTCTGCCATTGCTTAATGCAGAAACAATCAATAACGACTTTTAAAGCTCTCTTCTTTGCTTCAGATctttccatttttgttttcaGGTATATTTCTTTTGTTTCCGAGTTAGATTTCTTTGTTTTGTTGTTGATCTAGTGTAATAAGAGTCTTGAACTTGTATCGGCTTATCTCTTCCATCTGTGCTGAGCtaaattttgaacaattttttatatgatatcaATTGTTGTTTATTGGttcaaaattattatatttatttagaaaaaaattattttaaaatgtgataacgGTTTCTTTCTTGTTTTCCAAGGCATAGATTGTTTTCCTAGATCTTGATGTTCGAACAATATAATTCTGGCAATTTCAATTATATGATCCGTTGCTatattcacacacacacacatatatatatgaagaggGGTATACCTGCACTTGtataaatttagatttaatattttttagtgtaTGCGAGTAAAACTTAATTTAGTTTTACTATAAGTGGATTTATTTGAATTTCTTAGATATGTTGCATTTTTCAATGATGTATTAGCCTAGTTATGATGTTTGTTTTCATAAACATTTCAGGTTTGTATTTTTGAAGATTTGATTGGAAAAGGAAGGAAATAGTTACCATGGCTTTAGGAAGATACAATAGggtagataataataacaataagtcTTCGAGTTATTGTTCCACCGTCACCATTGTGATTTTCATGGGATTATGTTTGGTTGGGATTTGGATGATAACTTCGTCCTGGGTTGTCCCGGTCCAAAACGGGGATGATCCGgctgaagaaaagaaaaatcagcTCAAGGATCAGGTTGAGACGGTAATCGTGGATAGCAATGACAGAGACAATAAGCCGCAGTTTGAAGATAAGCCTAATGATCTACGTAAAGATGGCCCGGAAAAGAATTTAGACGTGAGTCTGGCTAAAGATAAGGGCAAAGCCAACTTAGCTGCAGAAGAAAATCAGGAGAAAACTGAAGAGGCTAAGTGGGACAAGTCTAAGAAGGATAATCAGCAATTCAATTCTGTAGGTGGAGAGAAAAACGTTTACAACAGTGAGAATCTGGGTGGACAAGGGTCTGAAAGCAACAATGAGAAACCTCATTCTATTAAGGATGACAAGAAATCTGGTTCTGATTATGCTGAAAAGAAAGGAGATGAAAGCACTTCCAGGACTTACGGGGATAAGGTTGATAAAAATGATGACAAGGTGTCGGATAAACGCTCAGCTGATCAGGTGAAAAAGAAGAGTTCAAATGAAGATTCCCCAAAAGGAGATAAGGTGTTTGATAAAAGCTTTGTTGATCAGGTGGAAAAGAGCTCAAATGAAGTTTTCCCTAAAGGGGATAAGGTTGACAAAAATAATGACAATGGGTTCGATAAAAGCTCTGATAGTCAAGTGAAAAAGAGTTCAAATGAAGATGCCCCAAAAGGAGATAAGGTGTTTGATAAAAGCTTTGATGATCAGGTGAAAAAGAGATCAAATGAAGTTTTCCCTAAAGGGGATAAGGTTGACAAAAATAATGACAATGGGTTCGATAAAAGCTCTGATAGTCAAGTGAAAAAGAGTTCAAATGAAGATGCCCCAAAAGAAGATAAGGTGTTTGATAAAAGCTTTGATGATCAGGTGAAAAAGAGATCAAATGAAGTTTTCCCTAAAGGGGATAAGGTTGACAAAAATAATGACAATGTGTTCGATAAAAGCTCTGATAGTCAAGTGAAAAAGAGCTCAAATGAAGTTTTCCCATCTGTTGCTCAATCTGAGCTTTTGAATGAAACCATGATTCAGAATGGATCATTCACTACTCAAGCGGCAgaatcaaataaagaaaaaaatgctgAGTCATCATCAAACTCATCATCAAAGGATTACAGTTGGAAGCTTTGCAATTCCACTGCCGGGCCTGATTTTATCCCATGCCTTGACAATTGTGAAGCCATCAGGAATCTTCCTACTAATATACATTATGAGCATCGAGAAAGGCACTGTCCAGAAGTGCCACCAACCTGCCTTGTTCCTCTTCCTGAAGGATACAAATTCCCAATAGAGTGGCCGAAAAGTAGGGACAAGGTACTTGAACTTAACATGTGCTGGTTTAAGTTTTCACTTTGGTTTTGTGCCTGATAAGATGAATTAACAAAAGCTTTCCTCCTTCAGATTTGGTACAAAAATGTTCCCCACTCCAAACTAGTAGAATTTAAGGGGGGtcagaattggttgaaaattacTGGGGATTACTTAACATTTCCTGGTGGTGGAACCCAGTTTAGGAGAGGTGCACTTCATTATATCGACTTTATACAACAGGTGAGTGCTCGAAGTGAACGTATATCTTTGAATTtctttattatatcatatatataatttattactgTGTCTCACTCCTTCCGGTGTGGTCACTACTTGTTGAATATTCATTCTTGTCTTTCTATTTGTTAACTATTATTACAGTGGTAAACTTATACATATAACACATGATAAAAGCTTTGATATGAATGTCATTTGATCTGAAGCTATAGCTTAAAATGACACTTCAGTACCTTACAGTGAAACACAATAGCTATTGTTTATCAGTTCCTTTGATTTCCATTATGAGCCAACCGTGATTGTTTTGATAGTAATGAATTCTACGAAAACAACATATCATCCATGTCAATATTATGCTTACCTATAATGCATTGGCTTAAAATTTGTGTTACAACCAAACTGTTCATTAAGGCCTATTGAGATTTTAATGAGTGCATATTTCCTAATAAGTTAATACTTCCTGTAATTACAAGTTGTAGAAAAAGCCTATCTACCGTAAAAGAAGCAATTTAGTGGATTTTAACTTAGAAATTAACCCTATAGGCAGCTAGCAGAGGCAAACATAATGAGTACTTCCAAgcagatttttattttaataggcaTGTTAAAACTACAATTTTACAGTCCATGAAAGAGGTCATGAGCTTATACTTGAAGCCTTTCCTGGAtgtgaaattttttgtttttattggaGCATTTCTTCCAATAAGTTGAAATTGATTCATCAAATCTTCATTTTTAATTGCTCATTAATTCTAGTAGGGATTGGagtattcatgaataagttttaGTTAACAGGCATGCCCGTAAGGAGCGTCAAGAAGTTCATAGTATCTCAATTCAGGACACATTTTGATATATGTTTTAATGTATGCTTATGTGTGCATATGATATATCTTTTTCATTTCTCTCGAGGCGCTCATCCACAACTTTGATTGCGTGAATCTTTCTACAAATATTTTATGCTTTAAAAGAATGTTTGTTTACCACGTCTGGAATTACCTGTTGCATTCCGATAATGATGACAATAAGCAAAAAATTACTTTTATTCATGGTCAATATTTTCCTCTCCTGCATGTTATATCAACTTGCGCTTGGTGTTTGATTATTCATGCAGGCTGTACCTGATATAGCATGGGGAAAACGCTCTCGTGTAATATTGGACGTCGGATGTGGGGTTGCCAGCTTTGGAGGTTATCTTTTTGAAAGAAATGTGCTGGCCATGTCCCTAGCACCAAAAGATGAACATGAAGCTCAAGTACAATTTGCACTTGAAAGGGGCATTCCTGCTGTGTCTGCTGTGATGGGTACTAAAAGACTTCCCTACCCTGGCACTGTATTTGATATTATTCATTGTGCACGATGTAGAGTGCCATGGCACATAGAAGGTATATTACAACCtacttcacaaaattttaattatgagcTTATCATGCCATGCATTTTATGGGATTGGCTGTGCTTGAATATTTGTTGGTCTTAGCAATATGCAGGTGGTAAACTCCTCTTGGAGCTCAATCGTTTGCTGCGACCCGGTGGTTTCTTTTTGTGGTCTGCTACTCCTGTTTATCAGTTAAAAGCTCAAGATGTTGAAATCTGGAAGGGTATATAATTCGATTGTACCGTCTTTGGCCTTGTATGAGAACTATTTTGTGTCTTACTGCTGCTTAATTTATGTGTGGATTTTGTGCAGCTATGATTGAACAAACAAAAGCTATGTGCTGGGAGCTTGTAAACAAAACTTCTAAAGAACCAATAAATAAGGTGGCCATAGCAACATTTAGAAAGCCTACATCTAATGAGTGCTATGAGCAAAGGTCACAACAAGAACCTCCACTATGTCCCGAGTCCGATGATCCAAACGCGGCTTGGTAATACTTTTTTTTCCCTCTAACTTGGATGTAAAAACTATATTCCGGCTAAAACTATTCTAGCACTACTTTATATGATGACACCAGAA is part of the Gossypium hirsutum isolate 1008001.06 chromosome D11, Gossypium_hirsutum_v2.1, whole genome shotgun sequence genome and encodes:
- the LOC107910847 gene encoding probable methyltransferase PMT26 isoform X1; this translates as MALGRYNRVDNNNNKSSSYCSTVTIVIFMGLCLVGIWMITSSWVVPVQNGDDPAEEKKNQLKDQVETVIVDSNDRDNKPQFEDKPNDLRKDGPEKNLDVSLAKDKGKANLAAEENQEKTEEAKWDKSKKDNQQFNSVGGEKNVYNSENLGGQGSESNNEKPHSIKDDKKSGSDYAEKKGDESTSRTYGDKVDKNDDKVSDKRSADQVKKKSSNEDSPKGDKVFDKSFVDQVEKSSNEVFPKGDKVDKNNDNGFDKSSDSQVKKSSNEDAPKGDKVFDKSFDDQVKKRSNEVFPKGDKVDKNNDNGFDKSSDSQVKKSSNEDAPKEDKVFDKSFDDQVKKRSNEVFPKGDKVDKNNDNVFDKSSDSQVKKSSNEVFPSVAQSELLNETMIQNGSFTTQAAESNKEKNAESSSNSSSKDYSWKLCNSTAGPDFIPCLDNCEAIRNLPTNIHYEHRERHCPEVPPTCLVPLPEGYKFPIEWPKSRDKIWYKNVPHSKLVEFKGGQNWLKITGDYLTFPGGGTQFRRGALHYIDFIQQAVPDIAWGKRSRVILDVGCGVASFGGYLFERNVLAMSLAPKDEHEAQVQFALERGIPAVSAVMGTKRLPYPGTVFDIIHCARCRVPWHIEGGKLLLELNRLLRPGGFFLWSATPVYQLKAQDVEIWKAMIEQTKAMCWELVNKTSKEPINKVAIATFRKPTSNECYEQRSQQEPPLCPESDDPNAAWNVPLQTCMHKVPLDPSERGSKWPEEWPARLEKSPYWLLSSQVGVYGKAAPEDLAADNEHWKQVVTKSYMQGMGINWSSIRNVMDMKAVYGGFAAALKDMNLWVMNVIPVDSPDTLPIIYERGLFGIYHDWCESFSTYPRSYDLLHADHIFSRVKKRCNFVAVVAEVDRILRPGGKLIARDDVETITELENMVRSMHWEVRLSYSKDKEGLLCVQKSMWRPTEVETLTYAIA
- the LOC107910847 gene encoding probable methyltransferase PMT26 isoform X2; this encodes MALGRYNRVDNNNNKSSSYCSTVTIVIFMGLCLVGIWMITSSWVVPVQNGDDPAEEKKNQLKDQVETVIVDSNDRDNKPQFEDKPNDLRKDGPEKNLDVSLAKDKGKANLAAEENQEKTEEAKWDKSKKDNQQFNSVGGEKNVYNSENLGGQGSESNNEKPHSIKDDKKSGSDYAEKKGDESTSRTYGDKVDKNDDKVSDKRSADQVKKKSSNEDSPKGDKVFDKSFVDQVKKRSNEVFPKGDKVDKNNDNGFDKSSDSQVKKSSNEDAPKEDKVFDKSFDDQVKKRSNEVFPKGDKVDKNNDNVFDKSSDSQVKKSSNEVFPSVAQSELLNETMIQNGSFTTQAAESNKEKNAESSSNSSSKDYSWKLCNSTAGPDFIPCLDNCEAIRNLPTNIHYEHRERHCPEVPPTCLVPLPEGYKFPIEWPKSRDKIWYKNVPHSKLVEFKGGQNWLKITGDYLTFPGGGTQFRRGALHYIDFIQQAVPDIAWGKRSRVILDVGCGVASFGGYLFERNVLAMSLAPKDEHEAQVQFALERGIPAVSAVMGTKRLPYPGTVFDIIHCARCRVPWHIEGGKLLLELNRLLRPGGFFLWSATPVYQLKAQDVEIWKAMIEQTKAMCWELVNKTSKEPINKVAIATFRKPTSNECYEQRSQQEPPLCPESDDPNAAWNVPLQTCMHKVPLDPSERGSKWPEEWPARLEKSPYWLLSSQVGVYGKAAPEDLAADNEHWKQVVTKSYMQGMGINWSSIRNVMDMKAVYGGFAAALKDMNLWVMNVIPVDSPDTLPIIYERGLFGIYHDWCESFSTYPRSYDLLHADHIFSRVKKRCNFVAVVAEVDRILRPGGKLIARDDVETITELENMVRSMHWEVRLSYSKDKEGLLCVQKSMWRPTEVETLTYAIA